The Benincasa hispida cultivar B227 chromosome 9, ASM972705v1, whole genome shotgun sequence genome has a segment encoding these proteins:
- the LOC120085635 gene encoding uncharacterized protein LOC120085635, translating to MADSEVEEQRTKMAENTKILQIYELQYSDLLLLSSPYHSSSSLQEDERIESITKSILEALGPNGPGLLAVTGVPNSSVLRRALLPLARKLALLNPDHRKRILKDHNLGSDVPLRNPERSVSSFAMQLKYTESKKFMQNNQSQRGDEQSLGSQLDFFCDSIEKEFQDNEFKHLGDSFKELGSCMMELGLRIARICDQEIGGRELEQSLLESCTAKGRLIHYHSALDAQLLRKPANSKGTARNQASSRRNREQRIESRHETSDSNGLCQSNTNLWQQWHYDYGIFTVLTTPMFLLPSNTLETGAQDLCCYSECTSPSGHLYLQIFDPCKNDVFMVNSPPESFIIQVGESADIISQGKLRSTLHSVCRPSKQEDLCREMYVVFLQPAWNKTFSMSGHPTESSMLSEDRKVLVEKEDRVITREIQKIVPPLASRLKEGMTFAEFSRETTKQYYGGSGLQSNR from the exons ATGGCGGATTCAGAAGTGGAAGAACAGAGAACAAAAATGGCGGAAAATACCAAAATACTCCAAATCTATGAGCTTCAGTATTCCGACCTGTTGCTCCTGTCTTCTCCTTACCATTCTTCATCTTCACTGCAAGAGGACGAACGGATTGAATCCATTACCAAATCTATACTTGAAGCCCTAGGCCCCAATGGACCTGGCCTTCTTGCAGTCACCGGCGTCCCTAATTCTTCTGTTCTCCGGCGAGCATTACTTCCTCTCGCTCGCAAGCTCGCCTTGCTCAATCCTGATCATCGCAAACGGATACTTAAG GATCATAACTTAGGGAGTGATGTTCCCTTGAGGAATCCAGAAAGAAGCGTCTCCTCTTTTGCAATGCAACTCAAATATACAGAGAGTAAAAAATTCATGCAGAATAATCAAAGCCAGAGAGGGGATGAACAGTCACTTGGTTCAcaacttgattttttttgtgaTTCAATCGAGAAGGAATTTCAGGACAATGAATTTAAACATCTTGGTGATTCATTTAAAGAGTTGGGAAGTTGCATGATGGAACTGGGGCTTCGCATTGCACGTATATGTGATCAGGAAATCGGTGGTCGAGAGTTAGAACAGAGCTTGTTAGAGTCATGCACTGCCAAAGGCCGTCTCATACACTACCATTCTGCTCTGGATGCTCAGCTTTTAAGAAAACCAGCAAATAGCAAAGGAACTGCAAGAAACCAAGCTAGTTCTAGAAGAAATAGAGAACAACGCATAGAAAGTAGACATGAGACATCCGATAGTAATGGACTATGTCAATCGAATACAAATCTATGGCAGCAATGGCATTATGACTATGGTATCTTCACTGTTCTAACAACGCCCATGTTTCTTTTGCCATCAAATACACTCGAAACTGGAGCACAAGATCTATGTTGCTATAGCGAGTGTACTTCTCCCAGTGGGCATTTGTATTTGCAGATTTTTGATCCGTGTAAGAACGATGTTTTCATGGTTAACTCCCCACCAGAAAGCTTTATCATCCAGGTGGGCGAATCGGCTGATATTATATCGCAAGGAAAGCTTCGATCCACTCTTCACTCTGTGTGCAGACCTTCTAAGCAAGAGGACTTGTGCAGAGAAATGTATGTTGTATTCTTGCAGCCAGCTTGGAACAAAACATTTTCAATGTCTGGCCATCCCACTGAAAGCTCAATGTTGTCCGAGGATAGGAAAGTACTTGTTGAAAAGGAAGATAGGGTAATAACTCGAGAAATCCAGAAAATAGTTCCGCCGTTAGCGTCCAGATTGAAGGAAGGGATGACATTTGCGGAGTTCTCACGTGAAACCACCAAGCAATATTACGGAGGAAGTGGTTTGCAATCCAACAGATGA